The genomic interval ATCTATCAGCCATTTAAAAACTTCGACTTTAAATTCAAAAACTGCTTTTTGAGCGGAGATACTTTTGATGCACCTGTGATACAGACTAATGTATTACCTGCGTGGTTATTGGAAGTAGCGAATTTTAGCGGTGATGAACAGATTAAATTGTTAGATGAGTCTATCAGGTCATATAATACGTTGAAAGTACCAGTAAGTGAAGAGGTATTACTCCATTTTATCGGGCCGCTGGAAGATAAAATAGCTGCAGCATTTGCCGAAGGGTTCGCCGGAGTTTCAAAGCTGGAAGAAATAGACTTGTTTAAATGGATTGGTAAATTTCTTTACAGTCTGATCTATATCGAGATGAATGCTGCGGTTAATTTACAGCAATTAAGCGATGACGGATTAAATATGTCGCAAGGACTGATGCACAAATTCGGCAATTTGCAGACCATGATCCAGGGTATTTACCGCAGTGTGGTGCTGGAAGATTTTACGCCATGGTCTTTTGTGATTGTACCGCTGGAGCAGGATGATATTCCTTTCAGTTTCAGGGATGAGATCAATACGCTTACTTTCTCTTTAAAACTTAAAGATTTTGGTATCATTGCCTGTTTGCAGGATAACGGAACCAATAAAAGATATCACCAGGAAATCCTGGATCAGATTGCAGGACAGCGCTTAACAGATCAGCAATTTGAAGAATTGTGTGCAAGGTTCTTTTACTCTGCCTATCTGTTCAACCGTTTACCGGAATATACGATTATGCCTGTGGAAGGGGCAATCTATATTGATGCAATGCCTTTAAGAGGAACAACCAACAAACCTCTGTTTGACGTTTGGCAGCATAAAATTTATGCGCAGGTTTTAGAGACTGTCTGGAAACCCTGGGGAAATCTGCTGATGGAAATCAGAAAAGACCCTATGGCACCTACGAGCTACTTCAACCCGCCTTCTTTGCCAGCTACGGATTAACCTCCGAAACGGGCAGTAATTGTTTCAATAAAATGAGGGACAATGCCTGGCACAACTAATATCGTAATGATGATACCAGTAATTGCGCCGAATAAATGCGCATCATGATTAATATGATCTCTGGAACTTTTTGACATATAATAAGAGTAAACTAAATATAATACACCAAATAATGCCGCCCAGATAGGTACTGGTAATGGAAATATCATTAAAGTATTTAGTGGATAGAACAGTATATAACTGAATAATACTGCTGAAATTGCTCCGGATGCGCCCAGGCTATGGTAATGATAATCATCTTTATGTTTGATCACTGAAGGAATATCACTTAAAATCAAACCAATAAAATAGATCAGGCCAAACCTCAGACTTCCTACCGTAGCTTCCAATGAGAAAGCGAAAAAATAGAAAGTAAACATGTTAAATGCCAGGTGCATCCAGCTTCCGTGTATCAGGCCGCTGGTTAAAAGCGTGTAAACATTGCTTCTGCGGTACACACTGTAAGGATGAAGCATAAACTTTCCATACAGAGAACTGTCATTAAAAGCATATATACTCGTTACCAGCGTAAAAATGAAAATCAGAGAAGCGACGGGGGTGTTGATCAGATATTCTTGTATCATATAGTATTCGTATCGGATTTTAAATTATTGCAATCTAGCAATTGGATAGCGTAAATATGTTTTTTCATAGTAATTTGAATTTTGGTATACAAATTCAAGCTGCGCTGAAGGATTCTGTGCAAATGTACTATCTTTTATTTTCTTTTGATTCAGCCTGGCTTTAAGCTCAGGATTATCTTTTAACAGTTCCGCAGCTGTATCTTCAAAAACATAAGCAGAGTAATGTTCTTTCTGATCCAGTATAGAGTCGAAGAAGTTCCAGTTAAAGAAAGAATCAGTGGCCTCTGGTTCCAGCGTCTCCATGATATACCTGTTTTGCGGCTGATTCACATAAACCAGGTAATCTCCTTTGTAGAACTTTAAGTTTTGTTTCTTTGTACTCACCTGAACGTTATTGTGAATATAATGTCCCTCATAAGGTCTTGATGCTGTTTTATAATCTTCGATATAATAAACATCCACTGCCAGTTCCTGATCTTCCCTGAGCTCCTGTACCTTCACTCCGTTCAGCTTCAGCAAGCCAATTACTTTGTCCCATGCCTTTGGAATCACGTATGCTGCTGGTTTTGCTACAGTAAACTGCGGTTCAAACTTATTCCAGTATTTGATCTTTTTTGTATAAGGATCGTTCCGGTCATAATAAAGCCTGTCAGCCCCACTCACTGCACTGGGTTTATATTTTGCAGCGAAACCTTTAAAAGTAATCAGCTCATAGGTAGTTTCATTGAGTTTCCAGCTCAAAGG from Pedobacter sp. WC2423 carries:
- a CDS encoding rhomboid family intramembrane serine protease gives rise to the protein MIQEYLINTPVASLIFIFTLVTSIYAFNDSSLYGKFMLHPYSVYRRSNVYTLLTSGLIHGSWMHLAFNMFTFYFFAFSLEATVGSLRFGLIYFIGLILSDIPSVIKHKDDYHYHSLGASGAISAVLFSYILFYPLNTLMIFPLPVPIWAALFGVLYLVYSYYMSKSSRDHINHDAHLFGAITGIIITILVVPGIVPHFIETITARFGG